One Bacillota bacterium genomic window carries:
- a CDS encoding acryloyl-CoA reductase yields MKPEGRSSFRAFWVERTGERFFAGVRELPAEALPEADVTVRVEYSSLNYKDALATRPDGRVVRRYPMVAGIDLAGRVVDSRDPRFRPGEEVLATGYELGVAHFGGLAEYARLPGDWLLPIPEGWGPREAMTLGTAGLTAGLAVERLEQLGLGPGDGPVLVTGASGGVGSLAVALLAARGYRVAASTGKAEADAYLRQLGAEEVLERAATSASSSKALESQRWAAAVDPVGGETTAYLLRTLRYGGALALVGLAGGAELRTSVHPFILRGVTLAGIDSAYAPVELRRRVWRRLAAELPAVVLERVRAAEVGLEGVAEAAASLLRGEVRGRVLVRL; encoded by the coding sequence ATGAAGCCGGAGGGTCGGTCGAGTTTCCGCGCTTTCTGGGTGGAGCGTACAGGCGAGCGCTTTTTCGCCGGGGTTCGGGAGCTGCCCGCGGAGGCGCTGCCCGAGGCGGACGTGACGGTGCGGGTGGAGTACTCCTCGCTCAACTACAAGGATGCCCTGGCCACGCGTCCCGACGGCCGCGTGGTGCGGCGCTACCCCATGGTGGCGGGCATCGACCTGGCCGGCCGCGTGGTCGACTCGCGCGACCCGCGCTTCCGGCCCGGAGAGGAGGTGCTGGCCACCGGCTACGAACTGGGCGTGGCCCACTTCGGCGGACTGGCCGAGTACGCCCGGCTGCCGGGCGACTGGCTCCTGCCCATTCCGGAGGGCTGGGGGCCGCGCGAGGCCATGACGCTGGGCACGGCCGGTCTCACGGCCGGCCTGGCCGTCGAGCGCCTGGAGCAACTGGGGCTCGGGCCCGGCGACGGCCCGGTGCTGGTGACCGGCGCCAGCGGCGGCGTCGGCTCGCTGGCGGTGGCGCTCCTCGCCGCGCGGGGCTACCGGGTGGCGGCCAGCACGGGCAAGGCGGAGGCGGACGCCTACCTGCGGCAGCTGGGCGCGGAGGAGGTGCTGGAGCGCGCCGCCACCTCGGCGTCCTCGTCCAAGGCGCTGGAGAGCCAGCGCTGGGCGGCGGCGGTCGACCCCGTGGGCGGGGAGACCACCGCCTATCTCCTGCGCACCCTGCGTTACGGCGGGGCGCTGGCGCTGGTCGGCCTGGCGGGCGGCGCGGAGCTCCGGACCAGCGTCCATCCCTTCATCCTCCGCGGCGTCACCCTGGCCGGCATCGACTCGGCCTACGCGCCGGTCGAACTCCGCCGGCGCGTCTGGCGGCGTCTCGCCGCCGAGCTGCCGGCGGTCGTGCTGGAACGGGTGCGGGCGGCCGAGGTGGGGCTGGAGGGGGTAGCCGAGGCGGCGGCGAGCCTCCTGCGCGGGGAGGTGCGGGGGCGCGTGCTCGTCCGCCTGTGA
- a CDS encoding NAD-dependent epimerase/dehydratase family protein has translation MATILVTGGAGFIGSASVDELLARGHRVAVLDDLSGGRRENLPPGAELWVADVGDAEAVRGLFRRLRPELVLHLAAQISVSRSVREPAADARVNVVGLLHVLEAARETGSRRVVFASSGGVLYGEVERPAVEEQPLAPVSPYGIAKWAGERYLEFFAREYGLEGVALRYGNVFGPRQDPHGEAGVVAIFSRRLLAGEPPLVHGDGENVRDYVYVADVARANRLALEAEPPRLLPGGGTPFVAFNVGTGRGTTVNRLVEMMGRALAELTGARARAPVHGPARAGDLRSSLLDAGRIERRLGWRPEVPLEEGLRRTLRWFAEAGGAIAASGGSVL, from the coding sequence TTGGCCACCATCCTGGTGACGGGCGGCGCCGGCTTCATCGGGAGCGCCAGCGTGGACGAGCTTCTCGCCCGCGGGCACCGCGTGGCGGTGCTGGACGACCTGTCGGGCGGGAGGCGGGAGAACCTGCCGCCCGGGGCGGAGCTCTGGGTGGCCGACGTGGGCGACGCCGAGGCGGTGCGCGGCCTCTTCCGGCGGCTGCGGCCCGAGCTGGTGCTCCACTTGGCGGCCCAGATCTCGGTCAGCCGGTCCGTGCGCGAGCCGGCCGCCGACGCCCGCGTCAACGTCGTGGGGCTTCTGCACGTGCTGGAGGCGGCCCGCGAGACGGGGAGCCGCCGGGTCGTCTTCGCCTCCTCGGGGGGCGTGCTCTACGGGGAGGTGGAGCGGCCGGCGGTGGAGGAGCAGCCGCTGGCGCCCGTCTCGCCCTACGGCATCGCCAAGTGGGCCGGGGAGCGCTACCTGGAGTTCTTCGCCCGGGAGTACGGCCTCGAGGGCGTCGCGCTCCGCTACGGCAACGTCTTCGGCCCGCGCCAGGACCCGCACGGGGAGGCCGGCGTGGTGGCCATCTTCAGCCGCCGCCTCCTGGCGGGGGAGCCGCCGCTGGTCCACGGGGACGGCGAGAACGTACGCGACTACGTCTACGTCGCGGACGTGGCACGCGCCAACCGGCTGGCGCTGGAGGCGGAGCCGCCGCGGCTGCTGCCCGGGGGAGGGACCCCCTTCGTCGCCTTCAACGTGGGCACCGGGCGGGGGACCACCGTCAACCGGCTGGTGGAGATGATGGGCCGGGCGCTGGCCGAGCTGACCGGCGCCCGGGCGCGGGCGCCCGTCCACGGTCCGGCGCGGGCGGGCGACTTGCGCTCGAGCCTCCTCGACGCCGGGCGCATCGAGCGGAGGCTGGGCTGGAGGCCCGAGGTGCCGCTGGAGGAAGGGCTCCGCCGCACGCTCCGCTGGTTCGCAGAGGCGGGCGGGGCGATTGCCGCCTCCGGCGGCAGCGTGCTATAG
- a CDS encoding ribosome maturation factor RimP: MARREIEESAAALAEPLLQGLGLLLLDVAWQRENGRRFLRFVIDRPGGGVSMEECERFSRAIDPRLDELGLIDEPYYLEVASPGLDRVLRNEREFAFFRGRTVQVRCFEPLEGARSHVGRLEGLEGEDVLLAVQGEEGERLLRLPRAKVARVQLKEES; this comes from the coding sequence GTGGCGCGGAGGGAGATCGAGGAGTCGGCCGCGGCGCTGGCCGAGCCTCTCCTGCAGGGGCTCGGCCTTCTGCTCCTGGACGTGGCCTGGCAGAGAGAGAACGGGCGGCGCTTCCTCCGTTTCGTCATCGACCGGCCCGGGGGCGGCGTCAGCATGGAGGAGTGCGAGCGCTTCTCCAGGGCCATCGACCCCCGCCTGGACGAACTGGGACTGATCGACGAACCGTACTACCTCGAAGTGGCCTCGCCCGGCCTGGACCGGGTGCTGCGGAACGAGCGCGAGTTCGCCTTCTTCCGGGGGCGGACCGTCCAGGTGCGCTGCTTCGAGCCGCTGGAGGGGGCGCGCAGCCACGTGGGGCGACTGGAGGGCCTGGAGGGGGAGGACGTGCTCCTGGCGGTCCAGGGGGAGGAGGGCGAGCGCCTCCTCCGCCTTCCCCGCGCCAAGGTGGCACGCGTGCAGTTGAAGGAGGAGAGCTGA
- the nusA gene encoding transcription termination factor NusA — MNQELLEALNALATERGIDRQILIQALETALKSAYRKHYGTASNVVVRIDPETGDFRVANQFTVADPVEDPETEISLEEAREIDPAYQLGDVVERPVEPRDFGRIAAQTARQVVMQQLREAERNLIYEEFASREGDLLTVVVRRVQGRNVYIDLGRTEAVLLPSEQIPGEIYRPGDRIRVYLAEVRQTAKGPQVVLSRAHPGLLKRLLELEVPEIHDGVVEIRAVAREAGARAKVAVASRDPNVDPVGACVGHRGMRIQNVVNELHGEKIDVIRWSDDPAEFVAAALSPARVSQVRIHEEERSARVVVPDYQLSLAIGRSGQNARLAAKLTGYRIDIRSESQLADEAMKAAVQSGAEELRTFVSEADMLPFERAFRQALKERREREERRRRLQEAGELSGDELDFDDVDLPPFPEAPEPERPERSGEEAEDDL; from the coding sequence ATGAACCAGGAATTGCTCGAAGCGCTCAACGCTCTGGCGACCGAGCGGGGCATCGACCGGCAGATCCTCATCCAGGCGCTGGAGACGGCGCTCAAGTCGGCCTACCGGAAGCACTACGGCACGGCCAGCAACGTGGTGGTGCGCATCGACCCGGAGACGGGCGACTTTCGCGTCGCCAACCAGTTCACGGTGGCCGACCCGGTGGAGGACCCGGAGACCGAGATCAGCCTGGAGGAGGCGCGCGAGATCGACCCCGCCTACCAGCTGGGCGACGTGGTGGAACGCCCGGTGGAGCCGCGCGACTTCGGGCGCATCGCCGCGCAGACCGCCCGCCAGGTGGTCATGCAGCAACTGCGCGAGGCCGAGAGGAACCTGATCTACGAGGAGTTCGCCAGCCGCGAGGGAGACCTGCTGACGGTGGTGGTCCGCCGCGTGCAGGGCCGCAACGTCTACATCGACCTGGGCCGGACGGAGGCCGTCCTGCTGCCGTCGGAACAGATCCCGGGCGAGATCTACCGTCCCGGCGACCGTATCCGCGTCTACCTGGCCGAGGTCCGCCAGACGGCCAAAGGGCCCCAGGTCGTCCTCTCCCGCGCCCACCCCGGACTCCTCAAACGCCTCCTGGAGCTGGAGGTTCCGGAGATCCACGACGGCGTCGTGGAGATCCGTGCCGTCGCACGCGAGGCGGGAGCCCGCGCCAAGGTGGCGGTCGCCTCGCGCGACCCCAACGTCGACCCGGTGGGCGCCTGCGTGGGCCACCGCGGCATGCGCATCCAGAACGTGGTCAACGAGCTGCACGGCGAGAAGATCGACGTCATCCGCTGGTCCGACGACCCGGCCGAGTTCGTGGCGGCGGCGCTCAGCCCGGCCCGGGTCAGCCAGGTCCGGATTCACGAGGAGGAGCGGAGCGCGCGCGTCGTGGTGCCGGACTACCAGCTCTCCCTGGCCATCGGACGCTCCGGCCAGAACGCCCGCCTGGCCGCCAAGCTGACCGGCTACCGCATCGACATCCGCAGCGAGTCGCAGCTGGCGGACGAGGCCATGAAGGCGGCCGTCCAGTCGGGCGCCGAGGAGCTGCGCACCTTCGTCAGCGAGGCCGACATGCTCCCCTTCGAGCGCGCCTTCCGCCAGGCGCTCAAGGAGCGCCGGGAGCGCGAGGAGCGCCGCAGGCGCCTGCAGGAGGCGGGCGAGCTGAGCGGCGACGAGCTGGACTTCGACGACGTCGACCTGCCACCGTTCCCGGAGGCACCCGAGCCCGAACGGCCCGAGCGCTCCGGGGAGGAGGCAGAGGACGACCTCTGA
- a CDS encoding YlxR family protein, whose protein sequence is MNRVRKPPQRTCIGCGETGGKRQLLRLVRTPDGAICFDPTGKRAGRGAYLHAEVECVERGLTPARLERALRLRPAPETVEALRRELEPLLAGPGATP, encoded by the coding sequence ATGAACAGGGTGAGGAAGCCGCCCCAGAGGACCTGTATCGGCTGCGGAGAGACCGGGGGCAAGCGCCAGCTGCTCCGCCTGGTGCGCACCCCCGACGGCGCCATCTGCTTCGATCCCACCGGCAAGCGTGCGGGACGGGGCGCCTACCTCCACGCCGAAGTGGAGTGCGTGGAGCGGGGGCTGACGCCGGCCCGGCTGGAGCGCGCGCTCCGCCTCCGACCCGCGCCGGAGACGGTGGAGGCGCTCCGCCGGGAGCTGGAGCCGCTCCTGGCCGGACCGGGGGCGACGCCTTGA
- a CDS encoding ribosomal L7Ae/L30e/S12e/Gadd45 family protein, which yields MSALPRAWRELLGLAMAAGRVAWGRRAAREALQEGRAALIVLAEDAGPAAREQVSREAARAGVPCLVAGCRLELGSAIGRPPVGVLAVTDRRLAETLEDRWKAASDPHRPARQEVEAIAARDPSLRAGAGAAHPFEGDPGLPSQGDEHRHQQPHEHHQRPGGGQDPA from the coding sequence TTGAGCGCGCTGCCACGGGCCTGGCGCGAGCTCCTGGGACTGGCCATGGCGGCCGGCCGGGTGGCGTGGGGGCGGCGCGCCGCGCGGGAGGCGCTGCAGGAGGGCCGGGCCGCCCTGATCGTGCTGGCCGAGGACGCGGGACCCGCGGCGCGGGAACAGGTCAGCCGGGAGGCGGCGCGTGCCGGCGTACCCTGCCTCGTGGCCGGCTGCCGCCTGGAGCTGGGCTCGGCCATCGGCCGGCCGCCCGTGGGCGTGCTGGCCGTCACCGACCGCCGGCTGGCCGAGACGTTGGAGGACCGATGGAAAGCGGCGAGCGACCCTCACCGGCCGGCTCGCCAGGAGGTGGAGGCTATTGCCGCACGCGATCCGAGTCTACGAGCTGGCGCGGGAGCTGCACATCCATTCGAAGGAGATCCTGGACTTCCTTCACAAGGAGATGAACATCGACATCAACAACCACATGAGCACCATCAACGACCGGGTGGCGGCCAGGATCCGGCGTGA
- the infB gene encoding translation initiation factor IF-2 has protein sequence MSTINDRVAARIRREFADRATQAQQAGGRAGGARGRGQGQVQGQAAQREAAAHPEAPVAPPGRSAAEQGGGRGGAAGVAGTAQPQPGRAPAAGQPRPAAAGGRPGGGPRPQAGGAPARPGQGTASPGGARTQPGGARPHGNGGAPRAGAPAGARPASAGARGGAPRPGGAPRGAAPAGGGGHPGGGRPGGGGRFGGGRPAPAAGGRPAAGQRGRPARRGRGGGARPEAGRDAWRDGRLVDLDEERRAPRGPKQPVRKKRSAAERLAQIQVPAEIELDEGGIGVSRLAEKLHLPTVEVVKRLVSMGVMASAGQEIPAETAARVAEAFGSRATIRRPERVLSDEELLQERLSEAAASGMERPPVVVVLGHVDHGKTSLLDAIRETHVAASEAGGITQHIGASTVEQNGRRIVFLDTPGHEAFTAMRARGAQIGDVAVLVVAADDGIMPQTVEAIQHARAAGLPIVVALNKIDKPNANPDRVKQQLAEQGLVPEEWGGETVVVPVSALKRQGIDELLEMILLVADMQELRAHRDGPAIGTVIEARLDRGLGPVASVLVQDGTLRQGQPFVAGSAYGHVRSMTDDRGRSLEEAGPGTPVEISGFATLPKAGDVFRVVEDERTAREIALSRQAEAHEAEIGTRQPVTLATFFARQAEGGQKQLRVVLKADVQGTLEALRGSLGEIRNDEASVDVIHAAVGGVNESDIMLAAASDAIVIGFNVRPDAKATALAQEQRVEVKTYRVIYELLDDVRKAVSGLLAPKTEERVIGRAEVRQTFRVPDVGTVAGCYVQEGVVRRNAGVRLIREGVVVYQGRVASLRRFKEDVREVAQGYECGVGLERFDDIKVGDVLEFFEVVEVAR, from the coding sequence ATGAGCACCATCAACGACCGGGTGGCGGCCAGGATCCGGCGTGAGTTCGCCGACCGGGCGACCCAGGCCCAGCAGGCCGGCGGCCGGGCGGGCGGCGCCCGCGGCCGGGGCCAGGGCCAGGTGCAGGGCCAGGCCGCGCAGCGCGAAGCGGCCGCGCATCCCGAGGCGCCGGTCGCCCCGCCGGGCAGGTCGGCGGCCGAGCAGGGCGGCGGCCGTGGCGGCGCCGCGGGGGTGGCCGGAACCGCCCAGCCCCAGCCCGGCCGGGCGCCGGCGGCGGGCCAGCCGCGGCCTGCGGCCGCGGGCGGGAGACCGGGCGGCGGCCCGCGCCCCCAGGCGGGCGGAGCTCCCGCGCGGCCCGGGCAGGGTACCGCCTCGCCGGGCGGCGCGCGCACCCAGCCGGGCGGCGCGCGCCCACACGGGAACGGCGGTGCGCCGCGCGCCGGGGCGCCGGCGGGTGCGCGCCCGGCCTCGGCGGGCGCGCGGGGCGGTGCGCCGCGCCCGGGGGGCGCCCCGCGTGGGGCGGCTCCCGCGGGCGGAGGCGGCCACCCGGGTGGCGGCCGGCCTGGCGGGGGCGGCCGCTTCGGCGGCGGACGGCCGGCGCCGGCGGCGGGAGGCCGCCCTGCGGCCGGGCAACGCGGGCGCCCGGCACGACGCGGCCGGGGCGGTGGCGCGCGGCCGGAGGCGGGGCGGGACGCTTGGCGCGACGGACGTCTCGTCGACCTGGACGAGGAGCGGCGCGCGCCGCGCGGACCGAAGCAGCCGGTACGGAAGAAGCGGAGTGCCGCGGAGCGGCTGGCGCAGATCCAGGTGCCGGCGGAGATCGAGCTGGACGAGGGCGGCATCGGCGTCTCGCGCCTGGCGGAGAAGCTTCACCTGCCCACCGTGGAGGTGGTGAAGCGGCTGGTCTCCATGGGCGTGATGGCCTCGGCCGGACAGGAGATTCCCGCCGAGACGGCGGCACGGGTGGCGGAGGCCTTCGGCTCCCGCGCCACCATCCGCCGGCCGGAGCGGGTGCTGAGCGACGAGGAGCTTCTCCAGGAGCGCCTGAGCGAGGCGGCCGCCTCGGGCATGGAGCGGCCGCCGGTGGTGGTGGTGCTCGGCCACGTCGACCACGGGAAGACCAGCCTGCTGGACGCCATCCGCGAGACCCATGTGGCCGCCAGCGAGGCGGGCGGCATCACGCAGCACATCGGCGCCTCGACGGTGGAGCAGAACGGGCGGCGCATCGTCTTCCTCGACACGCCGGGGCACGAGGCCTTCACGGCCATGCGCGCCCGCGGCGCCCAGATCGGCGACGTGGCCGTCCTGGTGGTGGCGGCCGACGACGGCATCATGCCGCAGACCGTGGAGGCCATCCAGCACGCGCGGGCGGCGGGCCTGCCCATCGTGGTGGCGCTCAACAAGATCGACAAGCCCAACGCCAACCCGGACCGGGTGAAGCAGCAGCTCGCCGAGCAGGGGCTGGTGCCCGAGGAGTGGGGCGGCGAGACCGTGGTGGTCCCGGTCTCGGCGCTGAAGCGCCAGGGCATCGACGAGCTCCTGGAGATGATTCTGCTGGTGGCCGACATGCAGGAGCTGCGCGCCCATCGGGACGGACCGGCCATCGGCACCGTCATCGAGGCGCGCCTGGACCGGGGGCTGGGCCCCGTCGCCTCCGTCCTGGTCCAGGACGGGACGCTGCGCCAGGGCCAGCCCTTCGTCGCCGGCTCGGCCTACGGCCACGTCCGCTCCATGACGGACGACCGTGGCCGCAGCCTGGAGGAGGCCGGCCCGGGCACGCCGGTGGAGATCTCGGGCTTCGCCACCCTGCCCAAAGCCGGCGACGTCTTCCGCGTGGTGGAGGACGAGCGGACGGCGCGCGAGATCGCCCTCTCCCGCCAGGCGGAGGCGCACGAGGCGGAGATCGGGACGCGCCAGCCGGTGACGCTGGCCACCTTCTTCGCGCGGCAGGCCGAGGGCGGGCAGAAGCAGCTGCGCGTGGTGCTCAAGGCGGACGTGCAGGGGACGCTGGAGGCGCTGCGCGGCTCGCTGGGCGAGATCCGCAACGACGAGGCGAGCGTGGACGTGATCCACGCCGCGGTGGGCGGTGTCAACGAGTCGGACATCATGCTGGCCGCCGCCTCGGACGCCATCGTCATCGGGTTCAACGTCCGGCCCGACGCCAAGGCCACGGCCCTGGCCCAGGAGCAGCGGGTGGAGGTGAAGACCTACCGCGTCATCTACGAGCTCCTGGACGACGTGCGCAAGGCGGTCAGCGGTCTTCTCGCCCCGAAGACCGAGGAGCGCGTCATCGGCCGGGCCGAGGTGCGCCAGACCTTCCGCGTGCCCGACGTCGGCACGGTGGCCGGCTGCTACGTCCAGGAGGGCGTGGTGCGGCGGAACGCCGGCGTCCGCCTCATCCGCGAAGGCGTCGTGGTCTACCAGGGCCGGGTGGCCTCGCTGCGCCGTTTCAAGGAAGACGTGCGCGAGGTGGCCCAGGGCTACGAGTGCGGCGTCGGCCTGGAGCGGTTCGACGACATCAAGGTGGGCGACGTCCTCGAGTTCTTCGAGGTCGTCGAGGTGGCCCGCTGA
- the rbfA gene encoding 30S ribosome-binding factor RbfA — MVSKTRMGRVAGGLERELSAILRELKDPRIGFVSITGVEVSPDLRHARVYVSVLGGPEAEAATLEGLRSSQGYLRGEVTRRLRLRLAPELEWVPDHSIERGVRISKLIRDVREAEERAHEGREAVARLLGAAQSLLLAVHVRPDGDAVGSALGLGLALERAGKRVRFLVDGGIPRYLAWLPGAGRFEPPAPLEESPDAAVLLDCGDLERVGQVRPLLEQAREVVNIDHHPSNTRYGSTRWIEPGAAAVGEQVLDLLDELGLEPDEAVATALFASIASDTGGFRYSNTTASTLERAARLVRAGARPDEIARRLWEERTPGSLRLLGRVLEGLEVLAGGRFARVRVPARLLEEAGAAEEDVEGLVNYPRSLQGVEAAALFQEVRLEGRPAVRVSLRSNRWLDVSAVAVRFGGGGHGRAAGCTVEGSLDEVVAEVSRAVEEALAAGPEAGGGEA, encoded by the coding sequence GTGGTCTCCAAGACACGCATGGGGCGGGTGGCGGGCGGCCTGGAGCGGGAGCTGAGCGCCATCCTGCGCGAGCTGAAGGATCCCAGGATCGGCTTCGTCTCCATCACCGGCGTCGAGGTCAGCCCCGACCTCCGCCACGCGCGCGTCTACGTCAGCGTGCTGGGCGGCCCCGAGGCGGAGGCCGCCACCCTGGAGGGGCTGCGCAGCTCGCAGGGCTACCTCCGCGGCGAGGTGACGCGGCGCCTTCGCCTGCGCCTGGCGCCGGAGCTGGAGTGGGTGCCGGACCACAGCATCGAGCGGGGCGTCCGCATCTCCAAGCTGATCCGCGACGTGCGCGAGGCGGAAGAGCGGGCCCACGAGGGGCGGGAGGCGGTGGCCCGCCTCCTCGGCGCCGCGCAGAGCCTGCTCCTGGCGGTTCACGTCCGGCCCGACGGCGACGCGGTGGGATCGGCGCTGGGGCTCGGCCTGGCCCTGGAGCGGGCGGGGAAGCGGGTGCGCTTCCTGGTGGACGGCGGCATCCCGCGCTACCTGGCCTGGCTGCCGGGCGCCGGGCGCTTCGAGCCGCCGGCGCCGCTGGAGGAGAGCCCGGACGCGGCGGTGCTGCTGGACTGCGGCGACCTGGAGCGGGTGGGCCAGGTGCGGCCGCTCCTGGAGCAGGCGCGCGAGGTGGTCAACATCGACCACCACCCCTCCAACACCCGCTACGGCAGCACCCGCTGGATCGAGCCGGGGGCGGCGGCCGTGGGCGAGCAGGTGCTGGACCTGCTGGACGAGCTGGGACTGGAGCCGGACGAGGCGGTGGCCACGGCGCTCTTCGCCTCCATCGCCAGCGACACGGGCGGTTTCCGCTACTCCAACACCACCGCCTCCACGCTGGAGCGGGCGGCGCGCCTGGTGCGGGCGGGGGCGCGGCCCGACGAGATCGCGCGACGGCTCTGGGAGGAGAGGACGCCCGGCTCGCTCCGCCTGCTGGGGCGGGTGCTGGAGGGCCTGGAGGTCCTGGCGGGCGGCCGCTTCGCGCGGGTGCGCGTGCCGGCGCGGCTGCTCGAGGAGGCGGGGGCGGCCGAGGAGGACGTGGAGGGGCTGGTCAACTACCCGCGCAGCCTCCAGGGCGTCGAGGCGGCCGCCCTCTTCCAGGAGGTCCGCCTGGAAGGGCGGCCGGCCGTCCGGGTCAGCCTCCGCTCCAACCGCTGGCTGGACGTCTCCGCGGTGGCCGTCCGCTTCGGCGGCGGCGGCCACGGGCGGGCGGCCGGCTGCACGGTGGAGGGGAGCCTGGACGAGGTGGTGGCAGAGGTGAGCCGCGCCGTGGAAGAGGCGCTGGCCGCCGGCCCCGAGGCGGGAGGCGGGGAGGCGTGA
- the truB gene encoding tRNA pseudouridine(55) synthase TruB: MRVAGEEATGPARRAEGGLLSVLKAPGPTSQQLVNRIRRLFGERRVGHAGTLDPAAAGLMLVGVGRGTRLLAYLLGGEKRYLFWCRFGLRTETGDAEGRRLERTSASHLSAGDVEALLPRFQGRVRLPVPIYSAAHVQGERAYRLARQGRTVHMPEREVHIESLVLRGWEEGEQPAALLDLRCSAGTYVRSLCARLGEEAGTGAVLDSLLRVEVGGHRLESAWTLEELEDLRPTERWEALLPPGRALPELPRVTVDRIDARRLRHGQPIRLPRLVVPGDPPPERLQVETRDAWVGVVRPRPEGSAWLVCRPEMIWRAEEGWRATL; the protein is encoded by the coding sequence GTGAGGGTCGCGGGAGAAGAGGCGACCGGACCCGCGCGCCGCGCCGAGGGAGGGCTCCTGTCCGTCCTCAAGGCGCCCGGCCCTACCTCGCAGCAGCTGGTCAACCGCATACGAAGGCTCTTCGGCGAGCGGCGCGTCGGCCACGCCGGCACCCTCGACCCGGCGGCCGCCGGGCTGATGCTGGTGGGCGTGGGACGGGGGACGCGCCTCCTGGCCTACCTGCTGGGCGGGGAGAAGCGCTACCTCTTCTGGTGCCGCTTCGGCCTTCGCACCGAGACGGGCGACGCGGAGGGCAGGCGGCTGGAGAGGACTTCCGCCTCGCACTTGAGCGCGGGCGACGTGGAGGCCCTGCTGCCGCGCTTCCAGGGCCGCGTCCGGCTGCCGGTGCCGATCTACTCGGCCGCGCACGTCCAGGGCGAGCGGGCCTACCGGCTTGCCCGCCAGGGCCGGACGGTGCATATGCCGGAGCGCGAGGTGCACATCGAAAGCCTCGTCTTGCGCGGGTGGGAGGAGGGGGAGCAGCCGGCCGCGCTGCTCGACCTGCGCTGCTCGGCGGGCACCTACGTCCGTTCGCTCTGCGCGCGCCTGGGCGAGGAGGCGGGCACCGGCGCCGTCCTCGATTCGCTCCTGCGCGTCGAGGTGGGCGGCCACCGGCTGGAGTCGGCCTGGACGCTGGAGGAGCTGGAGGATCTCCGCCCGACGGAGCGCTGGGAGGCGCTCTTGCCGCCGGGGCGCGCGCTGCCGGAGCTGCCCCGGGTGACGGTCGACCGCATCGACGCCCGGCGTCTGCGCCACGGCCAGCCCATCCGCCTGCCACGGCTCGTGGTGCCCGGCGACCCGCCGCCGGAACGGCTGCAGGTGGAGACGCGCGACGCCTGGGTGGGCGTGGTGCGGCCGCGTCCGGAGGGCTCGGCCTGGCTGGTCTGCCGGCCGGAGATGATCTGGCGGGCGGAGGAGGGCTGGCGTGCGACGCTCTGA
- a CDS encoding bifunctional riboflavin kinase/FAD synthetase has protein sequence MRRSDRLEEFAARRARVAIGTFDGVHLGHRELIRRAVERAREEGGEAVALTFWPHPAQVLAPAGAPRLLTGREERARRIASLGVDALFEIPFSPGVASWPAERFVRELLAARLDVRTVVVGYNFTFGRGAEGRPETLRRLGGELGFETVVVEPVCEGGRPVSSSRIRALVAAGEVAEAGRLLGAPFRLEGRVVPGDRRGRQLGFPTANLDVPEELLRPARGVYAAWAEWQPAEAPGGARAREGRPVRRAPAVVNVGIRPTFDGRREVVEAHLPGIEEDLYGVRLSLDLVERLREERRFAGAEELRRQIAEDVQAARRRLAW, from the coding sequence GTGCGACGCTCTGACCGCCTGGAGGAGTTCGCCGCGCGCCGGGCGCGGGTGGCCATCGGCACCTTCGACGGCGTCCACCTGGGCCACCGGGAACTGATCCGGCGGGCCGTGGAACGGGCGCGGGAAGAGGGTGGCGAGGCCGTGGCGCTCACCTTCTGGCCGCACCCGGCGCAGGTCCTGGCGCCGGCCGGGGCGCCCAGGCTCCTCACCGGCCGGGAGGAGCGGGCGCGGCGCATCGCCTCGCTGGGCGTGGACGCGCTCTTCGAGATCCCCTTCTCGCCCGGGGTGGCTTCCTGGCCGGCCGAGCGCTTCGTGCGCGAGCTGCTGGCGGCCCGGCTGGACGTGCGCACGGTGGTCGTCGGCTACAACTTCACCTTCGGCCGCGGCGCCGAGGGGCGGCCCGAGACGCTGCGCCGGCTGGGGGGAGAGCTGGGCTTCGAGACGGTGGTGGTGGAGCCGGTCTGCGAGGGCGGGCGGCCCGTCTCCTCCTCGCGCATTCGCGCCCTGGTGGCCGCCGGCGAGGTGGCCGAGGCCGGCCGCCTCCTGGGCGCGCCCTTCCGCCTGGAGGGGCGCGTGGTGCCGGGCGACCGGCGCGGCCGGCAGCTGGGCTTCCCCACCGCCAACCTGGACGTGCCGGAGGAGCTGCTGCGGCCGGCCCGGGGCGTCTACGCGGCCTGGGCGGAGTGGCAGCCGGCGGAGGCGCCCGGCGGGGCGCGGGCGAGGGAGGGGAGGCCGGTGCGCCGGGCGCCGGCGGTGGTCAACGTCGGCATCCGGCCCACTTTCGACGGCCGTCGCGAGGTGGTGGAGGCGCACCTCCCGGGGATCGAGGAGGATCTCTACGGCGTCCGGCTCTCCCTGGACCTGGTGGAGCGGCTCCGGGAGGAGCGGCGCTTCGCCGGGGCGGAGGAGCTTCGCCGCCAGATCGCCGAGGACGTCCAAGCAGCCCGGCGACGGCTCGCGTGGTAG